In Zea mays cultivar B73 chromosome 7, Zm-B73-REFERENCE-NAM-5.0, whole genome shotgun sequence, the following proteins share a genomic window:
- the LOC100217287 gene encoding SNAP25 homologous protein SNAP33 isoform X1, which translates to MSSGKRSFFAPKKKATNPFDSDSDDDKPQQRPARASSVPPPDEQRGSSSLFGAGDRGGLFSSAANHHYRNDFRDAGGLEGQSVQELEGYAAYKAEETTRRTRGCVRIAEEMRDTASKTLVTVHQQGQQIHRTHMMAVDIDQDLSRSEKLLGDLGGLFSKKWKPKKNGAIRGPMLTRDDSFIRKGSHLEQRQKLGLADHPPPSNARQFRSEPSSALEKVEIEKAKQDDDLSDLSNILTELKGMAVDMGSEIERQTKAMGDAEKDYDELNFRVKGANTRARRLLGR; encoded by the exons ATGAGCAGCGGGAAGCGATCCTTCTTCGCGCCCAAGAAGAAGGCCACCAACCCGTTCgattccgactccgacgacgacaaACCGCAGCAGCGGCCAGCGCGGGCGTCCTCCGTGCCTCCCCCGGACGAGCAGCGGGGCTCCTCCTCTCTCTTCGGCGCCGGCGACAGAGGCGGGCTCTTCTCTTCCGCGGCCAACCATCACTACCGGAACGACTTCCGCGACGCTGGCGGCCTTGAGGGCCAGTCCGTGCAGGAGCTGGAGGGCTACGCGGCGTACAAGGCCGAGGAGACCACGCGCCGGACGCGGGGGTGCGTCAGGATCGCCGAGGAGATGAGGGACACCGCATCCAAGACGCTCGTCACCGTCCACCAGCAGGGGCAGCAGATCCACCGCACGCACATGATGGCCGTCGACATCGACCAGGATCTCTCCAGG AGTGAGAAGCTATTGGGCGATCTTGGGGGTCTATTTTCCAAAAAGTGGAAGCCAAAGAAGAATGGCGCCATCAGGGGTCCTATGCTAACTAGAG ATGATTCCTTCATAAGGAAGGGGAGTCATTTGGAGCAAAGGCAGAAACTAGGGCTGGCAGATCATCCACCTCCATCAAATGCGCGCCAATTCCGTTCTGAACCCTCATCAGCACTTGAGAAAGTTGAG ATAGAGAAGGCAAAGCAGGATGATGATCTGTCTGATCTAAGCAACATACTGACGGAGCTGAAAGGGATGGCCGTTGACATGGGCTCTGAGATCGAGAG GCAAACAAAAGCAATGGGGGATGCAGAGAAGGATTATGACGAGCTGAACTTCAGGGTCAAGGGAGCAAACACTCGAGCTCGCCGTCTCCTCGGGAGATAA
- the LOC100217287 gene encoding SNAP25 homologous protein SNAP33, with translation MSSGKRSFFAPKKKATNPFDSDSDDDKPQQRPARASSVPPPDEQRGSSSLFGAGDRGGLFSSAANHHYRNDFRDAGGLEGQSVQELEGYAAYKAEETTRRTRGCVRIAEEMRDTASKTLVTVHQQGQQIHRTHMMAVDIDQDLSRSEKLLGDLGGLFSKKWKPKKNGAIRGPMLTRDDSFIRKGSHLEQRQKLGLADHPPPSNARQFRSEPSSALEKVEIEKAKQDDDLSDLSNILTELKGMAVDMGSEIERYCYISLSCRLICVVSNSFIFFLLYSQFSRKYPKLPKRKYYLSV, from the exons ATGAGCAGCGGGAAGCGATCCTTCTTCGCGCCCAAGAAGAAGGCCACCAACCCGTTCgattccgactccgacgacgacaaACCGCAGCAGCGGCCAGCGCGGGCGTCCTCCGTGCCTCCCCCGGACGAGCAGCGGGGCTCCTCCTCTCTCTTCGGCGCCGGCGACAGAGGCGGGCTCTTCTCTTCCGCGGCCAACCATCACTACCGGAACGACTTCCGCGACGCTGGCGGCCTTGAGGGCCAGTCCGTGCAGGAGCTGGAGGGCTACGCGGCGTACAAGGCCGAGGAGACCACGCGCCGGACGCGGGGGTGCGTCAGGATCGCCGAGGAGATGAGGGACACCGCATCCAAGACGCTCGTCACCGTCCACCAGCAGGGGCAGCAGATCCACCGCACGCACATGATGGCCGTCGACATCGACCAGGATCTCTCCAGG AGTGAGAAGCTATTGGGCGATCTTGGGGGTCTATTTTCCAAAAAGTGGAAGCCAAAGAAGAATGGCGCCATCAGGGGTCCTATGCTAACTAGAG ATGATTCCTTCATAAGGAAGGGGAGTCATTTGGAGCAAAGGCAGAAACTAGGGCTGGCAGATCATCCACCTCCATCAAATGCGCGCCAATTCCGTTCTGAACCCTCATCAGCACTTGAGAAAGTTGAG ATAGAGAAGGCAAAGCAGGATGATGATCTGTCTGATCTAAGCAACATACTGACGGAGCTGAAAGGGATGGCCGTTGACATGGGCTCTGAGATCGAGAGGTACTGTTACATTTCGCTATCTTGTAGACTGATCTGTGTGGTCAgtaattcatttattttcttcCTGTTGTATAGTCAATTCTCAAGAAAGTATCCGAAACTTCCAAAAAGAAAATACTATCTGTCAGTTTGA